Proteins encoded by one window of Porphyromonas vaginalis:
- a CDS encoding alpha/beta hydrolase, with product MSITYRVAASIVRLLNIKKLFRKSEAEILAFATKQSNKFRLRLDQFKDYHCSIEEVDGFKCVKIQATPKPAAKAVLLLYGGGYVTPPDAKDFKIAKRIVDQTGSDVWFFLYPLIVEQTLEVTFEKTHQLYRRMLEQYAPEQISILGFSSGACLAIGIGQYNNEQHQQLPSPRQIIAVSPGGIPLSLCKGHEDMADEDADFIASLKALSEQDIIVDYHYFGTVASIMNRHKRLPDYMINSCVGDFSHFPKTYLYYGSHECLYACAPYYKRAFVQYGVPYEIHIGEGLCHCYPLFRFFPEGRKAQDEIINRLR from the coding sequence ATGAGTATTACCTACAGAGTGGCAGCCTCAATAGTGAGACTCCTAAACATCAAGAAGCTCTTCAGAAAGTCAGAGGCAGAGATTCTCGCCTTTGCGACTAAGCAGTCGAATAAGTTCAGGCTTCGGCTAGATCAATTCAAGGACTATCACTGCTCCATAGAGGAGGTCGATGGCTTTAAGTGCGTCAAGATACAGGCGACTCCTAAGCCTGCCGCAAAAGCTGTCCTGCTACTTTATGGCGGAGGATATGTCACACCACCAGATGCTAAAGACTTCAAGATAGCCAAGAGAATTGTCGATCAGACGGGGAGCGATGTGTGGTTTTTCCTTTACCCCCTTATTGTGGAGCAAACACTCGAGGTGACCTTTGAGAAGACGCATCAGCTCTATCGGCGTATGCTCGAGCAGTACGCTCCTGAGCAAATATCGATCTTAGGCTTCTCCTCAGGAGCTTGTCTCGCTATCGGGATAGGACAATATAATAATGAGCAGCACCAGCAGCTACCTAGCCCCAGACAAATCATAGCGGTCTCTCCTGGAGGCATCCCCCTCTCGCTTTGTAAGGGACATGAAGACATGGCAGACGAAGATGCAGACTTCATTGCCTCTCTAAAGGCTCTCTCGGAGCAAGACATAATCGTCGACTACCATTACTTCGGCACCGTTGCCTCGATAATGAACCGACACAAGCGACTGCCCGACTATATGATCAACAGCTGCGTGGGCGACTTCTCGCACTTCCCCAAGACCTACCTCTACTATGGGTCGCACGAGTGTCTCTATGCTTGCGCCCCCTACTACAAGCGCGCCTTCGTCCAGTATGGGGTCCCCTATGAGATACATATCGGTGAGGGACTGTGCCACTGCTATCCGCTCTTCCGCTTCTTCCCTGAGGGGCGTAAGGCTCAGGACGAAATCATCAATCGCCTAAGATAA